In Citrus sinensis cultivar Valencia sweet orange chromosome 4, DVS_A1.0, whole genome shotgun sequence, one DNA window encodes the following:
- the LOC102627776 gene encoding probable phosphoribosylformylglycinamidine synthase, chloroplastic/mitochondrial: protein MSGLKEITAITAADFLQGTHRNTLFLNGNSAIKRKNLLWGALSNQNSKFGISSRKSVSLKCCAQSKPRAVVSGDKATSVDEQPNLIEKPAQEVIHFYRIPLLQDSAAAELLKSVQTKISNQIVGLKTEQCFNIGLDSRISTEKLEVLKWLLQETYEPENLGTESFLEKKKQKGLKAVIVEVGPRLSFTTAWSANGVSICRVCGLTEVTRLERSRRYLLFSKGALQDNQINDFAAMVHDRMTECVYTEKLTSFETSVVPEEVRFLPVMENGRKSLEEINQEMGLAFDEQDLQYYTRLFKEDIKRNPTTVELFDIAQSNSEHSRHWFFTGKIVIDGKPMDRTLMQIVKSTLQANPNNSVIGFKDNSSAIKGFPVKQLRPVQPGSTCPLSESSQDLDVLFTAETHNFPCAVAPYPGAETGAGGRIRDTHATGRGSFVVASTAGYCVGNLNVEGSYAPWEDPSFTYPLNLASPLQILIDASNGASDYGNKFGEPLIQGYTRTFGMRLPSGQRREWLKPIMFSGGIGQIDHNHISKGEPDIGMLVVKIGGPAYRIGMGGGAASSMVSGQNDADLDFNAVQRGDAEMAQKLYRVVRACIEMGETNPIISIHDQGAGGNCNVVKEIIYPKGAEIDIRAIIVGDHTLSVLEIWGAEYQEQDAILVKPESRDLLQSICERERVSMAVIGTISGEGRVVLVDSAAVQKCQSSGLPPPPAAVDLELQRVLGDMPQKTFEFHHVDQAREPLAIAPGITVMDSLKRVLRLPSVCSKRFLTTKVDRCVTGLVAQQQTVGPLQITLADVAVIAQTYTDLTGGACAIGEQPIKGLLNPKAMARLAVGEALTNLVWAKVTSLSHVKASGNWMYAAKLDGEGAAMYDAATALAEAMIELGIAIDGGKDSLSMAAYSGGEVVKAPGSLVISVYVTCPDITKTVTPDLKLGDDGILLHIDLAKGKRRLGGSALAQVFDQVGNESPDLEDVPYLKRVFETVQDLVGDELVSTGHDISDGGLLVCTLEMAFAGNYGITLDLNSEGNSLFQTLFAEELGLVLEVSKSNLDTVSKKLHDAGVSAEIIGQVNSSHSVEIKVDGLTHLNEKTSLLRDMWEETSFELEKFQRLASCVESEKEGLKSRCEPLWKLSFTPSLTDEKYMNATSKPKVAVIREEGSNGDREMSAAFYAAGFEPWDVTMSDLINGAISLDEFRGIVFVGGFSYADVLDSAKGWSASIRFNQPLLNQFQEFYKRPDTFSLGVCNGCQLMALLGWIPGPQVGGVHGAGGDPSQPRFVHNESGRFECRFSSVTIEDSPAIMLKGMEGSTLGVWAAHGEGRAYFPDDGVLDRILHSHLAPVRYCDDDGNPTEVYPFNVNGSPLGVAAICSPDGRHLAMMPHPERCFLMWQYPWYPKNWNVDKKGPSPWLKMFQNAREWCS, encoded by the exons ATGTCGGgcttaaaagaaattacagCAATTACAGCAGCAGATTTTTTGCAA GGTACCCACAGGAACACTCTGTTCCTGAATGGAAATTCTGCTATCAAGCGGAAGAATTTGCTATGGGGGGCGCTGAGCAATCAAAATTCGAAATTTGGTATCTCTAGTAGAAAAAGTGTTTCGTTGAAATGTTGTGCTCAATCAAAGCCTAGAGCCGTTGTCTCTGGGGATAAGGCCACTTCAGTGGATGAGCAACCAAACTTGATTGAGAAGCCTGCTCAAGAggttattcatttttatcgGATTCCGTTACTTCAGGACAGTGCCGCTGCTGAGCTTCTCAAGTCTGTTCAgacaaagatttcaaatcagATTGTTGGGTTGAAAACAGAGCAGTGTTTTAATATTGGTCTTGATTCTAGGATTTCGACTGAGAAACTTGAAGTGTTGAAGTGGCTTCTTCAAGAAACATATGAGCCAGAGAATTTGGGCACTGAGAGCTTTCTTgagaagaaaaagcaaaaaggaCTGAAAGCTGTGATTGTGGAGGTTGGGCCTAGATTGTCTTTTACTACTGCATGGTCTGCTAATGGTGTATCTATTTGTCGTGTGTGTGGGTTAACAGAGGTGACTCGGTTGGAGAGGTCAAGAAGATACTTGTTGTTCAGTAAAGGTGCACTACaagataatcaaattaatgattttgctGCAATGGTTCATGATCGGATGACCGAGTGTGTTTATACTGAGAAGCTGACATCATTTGAGACCAGTGTGGTCCCAGAGGAAGTTAGATTTTTGCCAGTTATGGAGAATGGCAGAAAGTCGTTGGAGGAAATCAATCAGGAGATGGGTCTGGCTTTTGATGAGCAAGATTTGCAGTACTACACCCGGCTCTTCAAAGAGGACATCAAGCGGAATCCAACTACAGTTGAATTGTTTGATATTGCACAATCCAATAGTGAGCACAGCCGGCATTGGTTTTTTACTGGGAAGATTGTGATTGATGGAAAACCTATGGATAGGACTCTCATGCAGATTGTGAAGAGCACCCTGCAGGCAAACCCTAATAATTCCGTCATCGGCTTCAAGGATAACTCAAGCGCAATCAAGGGCTTCCCTGTGAAGCAATTGCGACCAGTTCAGCCTGGTTCAACATGTCCACTAAGTGAAAGTTCTCAGGACCTTGATGTTTTATTTACTGCAGAGACCCATAATTTCCCATGTGCAGTGGCACCGTACCCAGGAGCAGAGACGGGTGCAGGTGGCCGAATCAGGGATACCCATGCGACTGGAAGGGGGTCTTTTGTAGTGGCATCTACAGCTGGTTACTGTGTTGGGAATCTGAATGTAGAAGGGTCTTATGCTCCCTGGGAAGATCCGTCTTTTACATATCCATTAAATCTGGCTTCCCCTCTCCAAATTCTTATTGATGCTAGCAATGGTGCATCTGACTATGGAAACAAATTTGGAGAGCCTTTGATTCAGGGCTATACGCGGACATTTGGAATGAGACTCCCAAGTGGGCAAAGACGAGAATGGTTGAAGCCAATCATGTTTAGTGGGGGCATTGGGCAAATTGATCACAACCATATATCAAAAGGCGAGCCTGACATCGGGATGTTGGTTGTGAAGATTGGAGGTCCTGCATATCGTATTGGAATGGGAGGTGGAGCAGCATCTAGTATGGTTAGTGGGCAGAATGATGCAGATCTTGATTTTAATGCTGTACAGCGTGGGGATGCTGAGATGGCACAAAAGTTGTATCGTGTAGTTCGTGCCTGCATTGAGATGGGGGAAACTAACCCAATTATCAGCATTCATGATCAAGGAGCTGGTGGGAATTGTAATGTTGTCAAGGAAATCATATACCCAAAGGGTGCTGAGATTGATATCCGGGCGATTATAGTTGGTGATCATACTCTGTCTGTTTTAGAGATATGGGGAGCTGAATACCAGGAGCAGGATGCAATTTTGGTGAAACCGGAAAGCCGTGATCTTTTACAATCAATCTGTGAAAGAGAAAGGGTCTCGATGGCTGTTATTGGAACCATTAGTGGCGAGGGGCGTGTTGTTTTAGTTGATAGTGCAGCTGTTCAAAAATGTCAGTCAAGTGGACTCCCTCCTCCTCCTGCCGCTGTAGATCTTGAGCTTCAGAGAGTTCTTGGAGACATGCCTCAAAAAACCTTTGAATTCCATCATGTGGACCAGGCTCGAGAGCCACTTGCTATTGCTCCTGGGATTACTGTGATGGATTCTTTGAAGAGGGTATTGAGACTTCCATCAGTCTGTTCAAAACGCTTTTTAACAACAAAGGTGGATAGGTGTGTGACAGGACTTGTAGCTCAGCAGCAAACTGTTGGTCCATTGCAGATTACTCTTGCAGATGTTGCTGTCATTGCTCAAACTTATACTGATTTGACTGGAGGAGCATGTGCCATTGGTGAGCAGCCAATCAAAGGTTTGCTGAATCCAAAAGCAATGGCCAGATTAGCAGTTGGAGAAGCACTGACAAATCTGGTGTGGGCAAAGGTCACTTCTCTTTCTCATGTGAAAGCAAGTGGTAATTGGATGTATGCTGCCAAGCTTGATGGAGAAGGAGCAGCCATGTATGATGCTGCAACAGCTCTTGCGGAAGCTATGATAGAACTTGGAATTGCTATTGATGGGGGAAAGGACAGCCTTTCCATGGCTGCGTATTCAGGTGGAGAGGTTGTTAAGGCTCCTGGTAGTCTTGTAATTAGTGTCTACGTCACATGTCCTGACATAACAAAAACTGTGACTCCGGACTTGAAACTGGGGGATGATGGTATTTTGCTTCACATTGATTTGGCAAAGGGGAAACGCCGGTTAGGTGGATCTGCTCTTGCACAGGTTTTTGACCAAGTGGGGAATGAGAGCCCAGATCTAGAAGATGTTCCTTACTTGAAAAGAGTATTTGAAACTGTTCAAGACCTTGTAGGTGATGAACTTGTGTCCACTGGTCATGATATTAGTGATGGTGGGCTGTTGGTGTGTACCCTGGAGATGGCATTTGCTGGGAATTATGGGATTACCTTGGACTTGAATTCAGAAGGTAATAGCCTCTTCCAGACACTATTTGCGGAAGAACTTGGCCTTGTTCTTGAGGTAAGCAAGTCAAACTTGGACACTGTATCCAAAAAACTCCATGATGCAGGCGTTTCTGCCGAGATCATTGGACAAGTGAACAGTTCACACTCAGTAGAAATAAAGGTCGATGGATTAACCCATTTGAACGAGAAAACTTCTCTCCTTAGAGACATGTGGGAGGAAACTAGTTTTGAGCTGGAAAAGTTCCAAAGGTTGGCTTCTTGTGTGGAATCAGAGAAAGAAGGGTTGAAGTCAAGGTGTGAACCTTTATGGAAATTGTCCTTTACTCCTTCCCTAACAGATGAAAAGTATATGAATGCAACTTCAAAACCAAAAGTAGCTGTGATTCGAGAGGAAGGCAGCAACGGAGACAGAGAAATGTCTGCAGCATTTTATGCTGCTGGTTTTGAACCATGGGATGTTACAATGTCGGACCTTATTAACGGAGCGATCTCTCTAGATGAGTTCCGTGGAATTGTGTTTGTTGGAGGTTTTAGTTATGCTGATGTTCTTGATTCTGCAAAAGGTTGGTCTGCTTCCATACGGTTCAATCAACCTCTTCTAAACCAATTTCAGGAGTTTTACAAGCGTCCAGACACATTCAGTCTTGGTGTTTGCAATGGGTGTCAGCTTATGGCTCTATTGGGGTGGATCCCAGGGCCTCAAGTCGGGGGTGTGCATGGCGCTGGTGGGGACCCATCACAGCCAAGGTTTGTTCACAATGAGTCAGGTCGGTTTGAATGCCGCTTCTCGAGTGTAACAATAGAGGACTCACCTGCTATAATGTTGAAAGGAATGGAAGGCAGCACATTAGGTGTCTGGGCTGCCCATGGTGAGGGTAGAGCGTATTTCCCTGATGATGGTGTTCTTGATCGTATCCTTCATTCACATTTGGCTCCAGTAAGATATTGTGATGATGATGGAAATCCTACAGAAGTTTACCCTTTTAATGTGAATGGCTCTCCCTTAGGAGTGGCAGCAATTTGTTCACCCGATGGAAGACATCTTGCTATGATGCCTCATCCAGAGCGTTGCTTCTTAATGTGGCAGTACCCGTGGTACCCCAAGAACTGGAATGTGGACAAAAAGGGCCCTAGCCCATGGTTAAAGATGTTCCAAAATGCCAGAGAATGGTGTTCTTGA
- the LOC102628760 gene encoding AT-hook motif nuclear-localized protein 15, with amino-acid sequence MANRWWAGNIAMRGAPTLHLRNPAEDDRSGLTGRLGSHQREQELLVDTNNNNTNTPTATHQNQEDQEENLGGDNNNQEAEEQGLTLETVEPGSSGGGGSGSISRRPRGRPPGSKNKPKPPIVITKESPNSLRSHVLEITSGTDIVESIANFAQRRHRGVSILSGSGIVTNVSLRQPAAPGGLITLHGRFEILSLSGAFLPAPSPPGATGLTVYLAGGQGQVVGGTVMGALMASGPVMVIAATFTNATYERLPMEDEEDMGQSQSLQQQGNGNGGTNSGGGGSGAGGGQSQVLGGGDHQGGGTTTMPMPIYNLPPNLMPNGQMPHDVFWGPPPRPPPFN; translated from the coding sequence aTGGCTAATCGATGGTGGGCTGGAAATATAGCAATGAGAGGAGCTCCAACGCTTCATCTGAGAAACCCGGCTGAAGATGACCGTTCCGGTCTAACCGGCCGTCTCGGTTCACACCAAAGAGAGCAAGAACTCCTCGTTGAcacaaataataacaacacaAATACCCCTACCGCCACTCACCAAAATCAAGAAGATCAAGAAGAAAATCTTGGAGGTGACAACAACAACCAAGAAGCCGAAGAACAAGGGTTGACCCTTGAAACTGTCGAACCGGGTTCCAGCGGCGGCGGCGGCTCCGGCTCAATCTCTCGTCGACCCAGAGGCCGGCCACCCGGTTCAAAGAACAAACCGAAACCCCCTATTGTCATCACCAAAGAAAGCCCCAACTCTCTCCGCAGCCACGTGCTTGAAATCACCAGCGGCACCGATATCGTCGAGAGCATTGCCAATTTTGCTCAGCGACGCCACCGTGGGGTGTCTATATTGAGTGGGAGTGGAATTGTGACCAATGTGAGTCTTCGGCAACCGGCAGCACCCGGTGGACTCATAACTTTGCATGGAAGATTTGAGATTTTATCGTTATCAGGTGCGTTTTTGCCCGCTCCATCCCCCCCGGGGGCCACGGGGCTAACAGTGTACTTAGCGGGCGGTCAGGGGCAGGTGGTTGGCGGGACGGTAATGGGGGCATTAATGGCATCAGGGCCGGTTATGGTGATAGCAGCTACATTTACTAATGCTACATATGAGAGGCTCCCTATGGAGGATGAAGAAGATATGGGTCAGTCTCAGAGTTTGCAGCAGCAAGGAAATGGAAATGGAGGGACTAATAGTGGCGGCGGAGGTAGCGGTGCTGGTGGGGGCCAGTCTCAGGTTCTGGGTGGTGGTGATCATCAAGGTGGTGGTACAACAACAATGCCAATGCCAATATACAATTTGCCTCCAAATTTGATGCCCAATGGACAAATGCCACATGACGTATTTTGGGGGCCGCCGCCTCGACCACCTCCGTTTAACTAA
- the LOC102629323 gene encoding thylakoid lumenal 15 kDa protein 1, chloroplastic, with translation MAPLNVSMSSKFTQIPPISSTKPLFTLTNPLVSFPGHSSPQLLKCQIKSQENFLFSLCESVTKTSFLALVSASLFFVDPALAFKGGGPYGSEVTRGQDLTGKDFSGKTLIKQDFKTSILRQANFKGAKLLGASFFDADLTGADLSDADLRSADFSLANVTKANLSNANLEGALATGNTSFRGSNITGADFTDVPLRDDQRGYLCKVADGVNPTTGNATRDTLLCN, from the exons ATGGCGCCTCTGAACGTCTCCATGTCTTCCAAATTCACGCAAATACCTCCAATTTCTTCCACCAAACCCCTCTTCACATTGACAAACCCACTTGTCTCCTTCCCAGGCCACTCTTCGCCTCAG TTGCTGAAGTGTCAGATAAAGTCTCAGGagaattttctcttttctttatgtGAGTCGGTGACTAAAACCAGCTTTCTAGCTCTTGTTTCTGCTTCTTTGTTCTTCGTTGATCCTGCTCTGGCATTTAAG GGGGGAGGTCCATATGGATCTGAAGTGACAAGGGGTCAAGATCTTACAGGGAAGGACTTTAGCGGCAAGACTTTGATCAAGCAAGACTTCAAAACG tCTATATTGAGACAAGCCAATTTTAAGGGTGCCAAGTTACTGGGTGCTAGCTTCTTTGATGCTGATTTAACAG GGGCTGATCTTTCAGATGCTGATCTCAGAAGTGCAGACTTCTCATTGGCAAATGTGACAAAG GCAAACTTGAGTAATGCTAACTTGGAAGGTGCTCTTGCTACTGGCAACACCTCTTTCAGGGGATCGAATATAACCGGAGCTG ACTTCACCGACGTGCCTTTGAGAGATGATCAACGGGGATATCTGTGCAAAGTTGCAGATGG GGTAAATCCGACAACCGGAAATGCAACCCGGGACACATTGCTCTGCAACTAG
- the LOC107178014 gene encoding probable calcium-binding protein CML16, whose amino-acid sequence MTVMETVQSEQLKQLKDIFMRFDMDSDGSLTQLELAALLRALGLKPTGDQLHILLADMDSNGNGLVEFDKLVALILPDISEQVLVNQEQLMEAFRSFDCDGNGYITAAELASSMAIIGNWF is encoded by the coding sequence ATGACGGTGATGGAAACAGTTCAATCGGAGCAACTAAAACAGCTCAAAGACATATTCATGCGTTTCGACATGGACTCGGACGGCAGCCTCACGCAGCTGGAACTGGCCGCACTCCTGCGCGCCCTGGGGCTCAAGCCAACCGGCGACCAGCTGCACATTTTGTTGGCCGACATGGATTCCAACGGCAACGGCCTTGTCGAATTCGACAAATTGGTTGCTCTAATACTCCCCGACATCAGCGAGCAAGTCTTGGTCAACCAAGAACAACTCATGGAGGCCTTTCGGTCCTTCGATTGCGACGGCAACGGCTACATCACTGCGGCCGAGCTAGCGAGCTCCATGGCCATTATTGGTAACTGgttttag
- the LOC102628461 gene encoding LOB domain-containing protein 33-like → MTGLGSSCGACKFLRRRCTNDCIFAPYFCYDQAAAHFAAVHKVFGASNVSKLLLHLPVHNRSDAAITISYEALARMHDPIYGCVAHIFALQQQVANLQEEIEMLENHMANNLVGAVFSGGSQTPNEPCSQSYFSPQLEAMNTLYYPNQQAELLQNHAANININQAFESQTNAEIHCLQGWEDQNFLTESNPNHLLGNLDAVEQENFANYPSFDINGNAINLQGPSWQ, encoded by the exons ATGACAGGGCTTGGCTCTTCATGTGGTGCATGCAAGTTCCTGAGAAGAAGGTGCACAAATGATTGCATCTTTGCTCCCTACTTCTGCTATGACCAGGCTGCAGCTCATTTTGCAGCGGTGCATAAAGTGTTTGGTGCAAGCAATGTCTCAAAGCTATTACTACACCTTCCAGTTCACAACCGCAGTGATGCTGCTATCACCATATCTTACGAGGCGTTAGCTCGCATGCACGATCCCATCTACGGTTGTGTCGCTCATATCTTTGCACTCCAACAACAG GTAGCAAACTTACAAGAAGAAATAGAGATGCTCGAAAATCACATGGCCAATAACTTGGTTGGAGCCGTTTTCAGTGGAGGTTCTCAAACACCTAATGAGCCTTGTAGTCAGTCATACTTTTCTCCACAACTTGAAGCCATGAACACACTTTACTATCCAAACCAACAGGCAGAACTGCTGCAGAACCATGCAGCAAACATAAACATTAACCAAGCTTTTGAAAGCCAAACGAACGCAGAGATCCATTGCTTGCAGGGCTGGGAAGACCAAAACTTTCTAACTGAGTCCAATCCAAATCATTTACTTGGAAACCTTGATGCAGTGGAGCAAGAGAATTTTGCAAATTATCCATCATTTGATATCAATGGCAATGCCATAAATTTACAGGGTCCAAGCTGGCAGTGA